The Apium graveolens cultivar Ventura chromosome 11, ASM990537v1, whole genome shotgun sequence genome has a window encoding:
- the LOC141695222 gene encoding membralin-like protein At1g60995: MDPEQTFIRVQERFTQMLKPRIRASLEYFYLFLAITLFCILVVMHANYVQQPGCSSELTSVETAEAQLIHIKITSVGLWSHNESENNMMVAPGIGVETIQVSDVDEYRLNILDVRFWLNWIISGARRSKSALKMWKFDNEMFESQPDTSPSSEGLKPVNDDVNKVNKEESRNKIPLVTKETFRTAVIHIGRKWYGRLSFFWRHAKRFLGVFWDIAGIHLNLDVPKWLRILHLDRLNSLAVQWLEKRSKAFEPTYLYTMEKGYFLLPEEAKLRHNIRTINVSISARHSCFGNRWQQLLINRLVGYDTILMNSLLNSPGQGYLYNYQTREFYNLTYAHDQPEVSLRFGDYLATKCGVLIMSMFVFFTTTMSVSFTLRETQTRMLKFTVQLQHHARHQLPTFQLIFVHVIESLVFVPIMIGILFFLFEFYDDQLLAFMVLILVWLCELFTLISVRTPISMKFFPRFFLLYFLVFHIYFFSYTYGFSYLALSTTAAFMQHLILYFWNRFEIPALQRFMLNRRSNFQQHPDFHITSSTILASTLHITRVNNRNPGLANLSGPGPRGEPEPAVPENGTLVPPELHEHAENLNSDGLGHSPRTEGQTDLRQEENGANPGAMNSFSSMLLWLLGGVYSESFNSILSIFRDGRVQGQVYNAPHEDNPAAQGIQ; the protein is encoded by the exons ATGGATCCGGAGCAGACGTTTATTCGGGTACAAGAGCGGTTCACTCAGATGTTGAAACCCAGAATTAGAGCTTCTCTCGAGTActtttatctttttcttgctattaCTCTGTTCTGTATACTCGTTGTTATGCACGCCAACTACGTTCAGCAG CCTGGTTGCTCAAGTGAGCTCACTAGTGTTGAGACTGCTGAAGCTCAGCTTATCCATATTAAG ATTACAAGTGTTGGCTTGTGGTCACATAATGAATCTGAAAATAATATGATGGTTGCTCCTGGCATTGGAGTTGAAACAATTCAAGTATCAGATGTGGATGAATACAGGCTAAATATTTTAGATGTTAGGTTTTGGCTGAACTGGATTATTTCAGGTGCTAGGAGGAGCAAATCAGCATTAAAGATGTGGAAGTTTGACAATGAAATGTTTGAATCTCAGCCAGATACTTCTCCTAGCAGTGAAGGCTTGAAGCCTGTAAATGATGATGTTAATAAAGTCAACAAAGAAGAATCTCGTAATAAAATCCCTTTAGTGACCAAGGAAACATTCAGAACAGCAGTGATTCACATCGGCAGAAAGTGGTATGGGCGCTTATCCTTCTTCTGGAGACATGCAAAGAGATTTCTAGGAGTATTTTGG GATATTGCCGGTATACATTTGAACCTAGACGTTCCGAAGTGGCTACGAATACTTCACCTGGACCGCCTAAACTCACTTGCAG TGCAGTGGCTGGAAAAGAGAAGCAAAGCATTTGAACCAACTTATTTATACACCATGGAAAAG GGATACTTCTTACTACCCGAGGAAGCGAAGTTACGCCATAATATTCGTACAATCAATGTCAGCATTTCTGCTCGGCATTCCTGCTTCGGCAACAG GTGGCAACAACTTTTGATCAACCGACTTGTTGGATATGATACGATTTTAATGAATAGTTTGTTGAATTCTCCAGGTCAAG GTTATCTTTATAATTACCAAACAAGGGAGTTCTATAATCTTACTTATGCGCATGACCAGCCTGAAGTTTCACTCAGATTTGGAG ACTACCTTGCAACCAAGTGTGGCGTGCTTATAATGTCGATGTTTGTTTTCTTCACAACCACAATGTCTGTTTCATTTACCTTAAGAGAAACCCAAACCCGCATGCTGAAATTTACAG TGCAGCTTCAGCACCATGCTCGTCATCAGCTCCCGACATTCCAATTGATATTTGTGCATGTGATTGAATCTCTTGTATTTGTTCCT ATTATGATTGGCATCCTGTTTTTCCTGTTTGAGTTTTATGATGACCAGCTATTGGCTTTCATGGTGTTAATCCTTGTCTGGCTATGTGAACTTTTCACTCTGATAAG TGTTCGAACCCCGATATCAATGAAGTTCTTTCCGCGCTTCTTTTTACTATATTTTTTGGTGTTCCACATCTACTTCTTTTCGTATACCTATG GATTTTCCTATCTGGCTCTTTCTACCACTGCAGCATTTATGCAACATCTCATCCTCTACTTTTGGAACCGGTTTGAG ATTCCAGCTCTTCAAAGGTTTATGCTGAACCGAAGATCGAACTTCCAGCAACATCCAGACTTTCACATAACATCGTCCACTATACTTGCCTCAACTTTGCACATCACGAGAGTGAATAATAGGAACCCTGGTCTTGCTAATCTTTCTGGACCGGGACCACGTGGGGAGCCTGAACCTGCAGTGCCGGAAAATGGTACATTAGTCCCTCCAGAATTGCATGAACATGCTGAGAATCTAAACTCGGATGGCTTGGGTCACTCTCCTAGAACGGAGGGGCAAACTGACCTCCGGCAAGAAGAAAATGGTGCAAACCCCGGGGCTATGAACTCATTTAGTTCCATGCTATTATGGTTACTGGGTGGGGTTTATTCTGAAAGCTTCAACTCAATTCTATCCATATTCAGAGATGGAAGAGTCCAAGGCCAAGTTTATAATGCACCGCATGAAGACAATCCCGCAGCACAGGGTATTCAGTAA